The sequence below is a genomic window from Acidimicrobiales bacterium.
CGTCGTGTCGAACGTGAACAGGGTGTCGGCGCCGAGGCCATCACTGGCCTGGACGCCCACGTGCACACCGGCGTCCGACACCACGGGGTCGTGCAGCACCTCGCCCCCGCCGGTCGTGGCCACCCACGCTTCCTCCAGGTCGCCGACGGTCGCCGGCGTGATCGCCGTCTCGAAGGTGTTGTGCCCGGTGCGGCTCGGTCCGCCGCCCGGGGCGGGCCAGAAGCAACCCGACAGCCCCAGCACCACCACACCTGTACCGACCAAGCCCAGCTGCCGCCTCACGGCCATCCCCCCAACGGGCCCGGTCCACACCGGCCCCTCGGGGATTGAACCACGGATCGTCCCCCGGTGTGGGTGCGAGGTGGGGGTCGGGGCAGAATCAGCGGGTGCAGACGACCTTGCCTTCCGGGACGGCCGCCGCGGTGGCGCGCCCGTCCGACGGTCGGGACCCCTCACGGGGGCTCGTGATCATCCCCGACGTCGGTGGCCTGCGGCCGCTCTTCACCGACATGGCGCAGCGGATCTCGGACGAGCAGGGGTGGGCCGTGGCCACCTTCGAGCCGTGGGCCGACCGCGACGCCGGCTCCACGATCGAGGAGCGGATGGCCGGGGTGCAGCAGCTCACCGACGTCCGGCTGCTGGGCGATGCCGCCGCGGCGGCCGACGCCCTGGGGGTCGAGCCGGTGGGGATCATGGGGTTCTGCATGGGCGGGATGTACACGCTCAAGGCCGCGGGCATCGGGCGCTTCGACCGGGCCGTCGCCTTCTACGGGATGGTCCGGGTGCCGGACATGTGGCGCAGCGACGGGCAGGGCGAGCCGCTCGACGCCCTCGCGTCGCCGAACGCCAGCCCGACGCTGGCGATCATCGGCACCGTCGACCGCTGGACCCCACCCGACGACGTCGCCGCCCTGGAGGCCGCCGGCGTTTCGGTGGTGCGCTACGAGGGCGCCGACCACGGCTTCGTCCACGACGCCGACCGCCCCGCCCATCGCGCCGCCGACGCCGCGGACGCCTGGCGCCGCGCCCTGACCTTCCTCTCGCCGTGACCGCCTCGCCCGGGTCCGCGCCGATCCTGCACCTGTCGCTGCCGGTGGCCGACGTCGGTCGGGCGCGGGGGTTCTACGTCGACCTGGTCGGGTGCACGCCGGGGCGGGTGCGGGACGGGTGGGTCGACGTGTGGTTCTTCGGCCTCCAGCTGACCCTGCAGCACGACCCGGACCACGTGATGGCGCCCGAGGCGACCGGTGTCCGCCACTTCGGTGTCACCCTCGATGCGGCCACGCTGGTCGACCTGCTGGCCCGGCTGGAGGCCGCCGACGTCGACTGGGTCCACCGTGTCACCACCGACCACGCCGGCACGCCCCGGGAGCAGACCAAGGCCAAGGTCCGCGACCCCGATGGCAACGTGGTCGAGCTCAAGTCCTACGCCGACCCCGCCGCCGCCTTCGAGCACCTCGATAGTTGAGTTGGTCCGCGACTGACGGGTTCCCCCCGGGGCAAGCTCCCGGGATGGAACAGCGCATCAGCGTGATCACCCTCGGCGTCACCGACCTGGCGCGGGCTCGCACGTTCTACGAGAGCCTGGGCTGGACCTCGGTGTCGGCCCCGACCGACGACGTCGCCTTCTTCGAGGCCGGTGGGCTGGTGTTCTCGGTATGGGACATCGCCAGCCTGGCGGAGGACAGCGGCGTGCTCCACAGCCCCGGCTGGGGCGGCGTGACGCTGGCGCACAACGTGGCGTCGCCGGCCGAGGTCGACACGGTGATGGCCGAGGCCGAGGCGGCGGGCGCCACCGTCACCCGTCCGGCGGGATCGACGTTCTGGGGTGGCTACTCCGGCGTCTTCACCGACCCGGACGGCCACCCCTGGGAGATCGCCCACAACCCCGACTGGCACCTTCACCCCGACGGCTCCACCACCATCACCTGAGAACGTGCGCGTCAGTCGTCGTTGTCGTCGGGGACCCAGCCCGGCGGTGGGCCGGGCCGCGGCATGGGGCCCTCGTCGCAGTCCCACCCCTGGCCGCGATCCCGGCGGCCGCCGTCTCCACGGTCGCTGCGGTCGTGGTCGGGGCCGGGCCAGCGGTGGCCGTCGTCGTCCCTTGAGGCGATCGGGCGGCCGACGTCGGATTCGTCGTCGGCGGTGGCGCGGC
It includes:
- a CDS encoding dienelactone hydrolase family protein: MQTTLPSGTAAAVARPSDGRDPSRGLVIIPDVGGLRPLFTDMAQRISDEQGWAVATFEPWADRDAGSTIEERMAGVQQLTDVRLLGDAAAAADALGVEPVGIMGFCMGGMYTLKAAGIGRFDRAVAFYGMVRVPDMWRSDGQGEPLDALASPNASPTLAIIGTVDRWTPPDDVAALEAAGVSVVRYEGADHGFVHDADRPAHRAADAADAWRRALTFLSP
- a CDS encoding VOC family protein, producing MTASPGSAPILHLSLPVADVGRARGFYVDLVGCTPGRVRDGWVDVWFFGLQLTLQHDPDHVMAPEATGVRHFGVTLDAATLVDLLARLEAADVDWVHRVTTDHAGTPREQTKAKVRDPDGNVVELKSYADPAAAFEHLDS
- a CDS encoding VOC family protein produces the protein MEQRISVITLGVTDLARARTFYESLGWTSVSAPTDDVAFFEAGGLVFSVWDIASLAEDSGVLHSPGWGGVTLAHNVASPAEVDTVMAEAEAAGATVTRPAGSTFWGGYSGVFTDPDGHPWEIAHNPDWHLHPDGSTTIT